The following proteins come from a genomic window of Fontisubflavum oceani:
- the dxr gene encoding 1-deoxy-D-xylulose-5-phosphate reductoisomerase: MRKVSVFGATGSIGQNTLDLISRAPEAYDVVALTGGRNVTQLAKDARAFRADVAVTAYEDHLPTLREALAGTGIEAAAGQGALVEAADRPVDWVMSAIVGAAGLEPGFHALRHGTTLALANKESLVTAGPLLLAEGRAHGATILPVDSEHSAVFQALVGEDMAAVERIVITASGGGLRDWPIEALASATVADAGAHPNWDMGQRITIDSASMFNKAMELIETKEFFGVRPDQVEAVVHPQSIIHALVGFCDGALMAHLGAPDMRHAIGYALHWPTRRALPVARLDLAELATLEFRAPCDIRYPALGLARQVMETGGLSGAVFNAAKEVALDAFLAGRVGFMDMTGVVAATLDQISRDIRLHDAIETLETVLETDHVARQRAEEQVAKRQNDR; encoded by the coding sequence ATGCGTAAGGTCAGTGTCTTTGGGGCGACAGGATCGATTGGGCAGAACACGCTTGATCTGATTTCGCGCGCGCCGGAGGCGTATGATGTGGTGGCGCTGACCGGCGGGCGGAATGTAACGCAATTGGCCAAGGATGCGCGGGCTTTTCGGGCCGATGTTGCGGTCACGGCCTATGAGGATCATCTGCCGACGCTCAGAGAGGCCTTGGCGGGGACCGGGATTGAAGCCGCAGCCGGGCAGGGCGCCTTGGTGGAGGCCGCGGACCGACCGGTCGATTGGGTGATGTCGGCCATTGTTGGCGCGGCGGGTCTGGAGCCCGGGTTTCACGCGCTGCGCCATGGCACGACTCTGGCGCTTGCGAATAAAGAGAGTTTGGTCACGGCGGGGCCGCTCTTGCTGGCCGAGGGGCGGGCGCATGGCGCCACGATCTTGCCGGTCGATAGTGAGCACTCAGCGGTGTTTCAGGCGCTGGTCGGCGAGGACATGGCGGCGGTGGAGCGGATCGTGATTACCGCATCTGGCGGTGGGCTTAGAGACTGGCCGATTGAGGCGTTGGCCAGTGCGACCGTCGCAGATGCCGGTGCCCATCCGAATTGGGATATGGGCCAGCGGATCACCATCGACAGTGCCTCAATGTTCAACAAGGCGATGGAGCTTATTGAAACAAAAGAGTTCTTCGGTGTGCGCCCTGATCAGGTCGAGGCGGTCGTACATCCGCAATCGATCATCCATGCGTTGGTTGGATTTTGCGACGGTGCGTTGATGGCGCATCTGGGCGCGCCGGATATGCGCCATGCAATTGGCTATGCCCTTCATTGGCCAACGCGGCGCGCCCTGCCGGTGGCGCGGCTTGATTTGGCGGAGCTGGCCACATTGGAGTTTCGCGCGCCCTGCGACATTCGCTATCCGGCTCTCGGCTTGGCGCGGCAGGTGATGGAAACCGGCGGCTTGTCGGGCGCGGTGTTCAACGCCGCGAAAGAGGTCGCGCTTGATGCGTTTTTGGCCGGGCGGGTCGGGTTCATGGATATGACAGGTGTGGTCGCGGCGACACTTGACCAGATTTCGCGCGATATTCGCCTTCACGATGCCATAGAGACCCTTGAGACCGTGCTGGAAACAGACCATGTGGCAAGGCAACGGGCCGAAGAGCAGGTCGCGAAACGACAAAACGACAGGTAG